The genomic window AGGAAATTGTGAAGGGGCACACTGAATCGCAATTAAAAATGGAGTACTTTAAGTCTTCACtgcaaaaataaaacaaaacttaCCGGTACACCGGCAGCCTTGCCCATCTGTTGCATATGAAACCTGATGTCAAGGAAAGCATCTCTTGCTCCTAACAGGGACTTCACAATAGATTCTTGATGCTGATCAGCAACTCGCTCCATCCACTATAAAAAATTCAGTCCATGCTTTTAGCATAGTATGACCTTAAAAGTAAATAATTCCAGCTATAATTGGGGGCGGCTATGGGTCCAGTCAGGTACTGGTTGAGTTCAATTGCAGTTGGGTCAAAAAAAACCCTCAATTCATACCTGGCCCCCTAACAATCAGGTTCAGAAAAACACATATCCATCCCATTTATTTTATGTGGACCCATATTCAACCTATAAACCTATGATAGCTCTTCATTTGTCATTTATATACGAAAGCGAACCATCTAAGGTTGTTGATATAGGACAACATGGGGTTAAAACAGTTTAAAGCTAATTCCTCCAATACGTATCTCATTTAATACCCTGCAGAAAATCAATCTGCAGAGCAACCAATCCAGTGAATAAGAAGTTAACAGCagagaaaagagaaaatagtAAAAAGTagggaagaaaaaagtgaaagtaataagagaagaagatgaagaacaaagaaatGGAAAAGAGAACAGGGATAGAAGACAGAGATAAGAAAGAGAACCCTTCTATTCATTCAATACAAATCAAGTGCGATGCTTTTTCATTCAACCCTAGTAGACTATTTTATAGACTTTATATTATTTGTTTTCAAAGCAATCTAGGACCCTTGATAGGCAGGTAACTAATCCCcaaaatattttctaaaaaaaattcggAATAGCACATGTTCCTATATAGAAAGACATTTAaaacaatcaaaatcaaatcttgatAAATTCATGACTTGTCCAACCCAATATATTACCTAATAACAGACTCTTTTATACCAATTGCCTAAATAAAGTtcctcaaaatttaaaaaaaaaaaaacaacacttTTTTATTTGCCATTAGTTGCGCATCCAAATAAAGCAAGAGAGAGAAAACGAAATTAAAATAGGGAGGAAAACATGATAAATCTTGAACATATTTTGCAATTCATTATTCTCTTCAGTATTTTTTCTCATAAACATTAATTACATGTTTTCATTAAAAACCTATTAATAGCATAGTTTTCTTAATCACTGAAACCAAGCCTGGACTAGCCTATGGTCTATCAAACTAGATGTGAAGCGTATATCCAACCCATGGTGACTCATTAGGTTTGGGGGTCAAATGCAAATACAACCAATTCATAATCAGGTTTGTCTTggctatcccaaaactctactacCTAATTATGaaaaaaccctcacccaaacTCATTATTTTCAGAAAAGTTGGGGGTCCAGATCAAGAAATTGCAACCCTTATGATGATGCAAGATGTCTatttcctttattttttctaaagcagGTTCAAATTTTCTAAGCCTTCTCACTTATACTATGACCCTGATTCTGATCTGTAAAATCTTAAacaacaaaaaattatatttatttatatgccaTAGTGCTAATTTCCTTTccatttcatttatttatttctttcgaCTTAATATAAGACTGGGTATCCAAACCGAGACAAAACCTAAGATGTCAAGTAACCCAAAAATAAGATACGGCGATAAAGAGGGAAGAACTTCACTTTGGTTTAAGAAACTACATGCCATATCAATATTAAACCGAGATGACCatgtgaaataaaatatttttgcctTTCACACAATAATTTGAAGAGCTAGATATTCCAGCAAAATAAGAATAATCAGTAACTAAGGTTCAAAGAGCTGCCCCCAAATAGTTGGGACAATACTTTACAATAATGGTTACTTCTGGCAATAATTCGAACCAACAAAATTTGTTTCTTGCAGATTTGATGATCAAATCCTCTTAATCATTTTGCGATTTTAATTTGCAACTGCCTAAGTGATCATTTAATAGCATAGCTGCATAGGTAATGAAACTAGTAAGGAATAATTAAATCCTTATGAAAATCATTAGTTCTGGTGTAACTTGTAACCTATGCTTTTTGCTGAAATATTAAATTTCACCGCAATGAAAAGTCGCATATGCCTTCCTCAAAAGGAAAATGTATTTTGTCCTATCATTAAAATTCTTATATTTGTTGTTTAtgatatctcaaattttcaaagaAGAATCTAAAtacaatatatttatattttggttAATTCAAATTATCCCTTAAAAGATAATAATTTAGTGGGTACAAATAAGTGTGCTTGAGATTGGACAAAAATATGGAAAGCTAAACAGTAAAAGacaaaatattaaatttagaaaGGTTTACTCAAATTTGAAAGCAATACCAGGTaaaatgaatgcataagaaaaaaGTTACCCTCTCATGTCCACAGACACTGCAAACAGCTAAAGTATGTCTGTAAGTCTCCCAGTGATCCTCTGctaatttgtttaaattttttagttGTGCCTCAAGTACTGAATTAGCATATGCTAACTTTTTCCATGTTTCTAGGGATTTCTGTAGATCAGACTTCTGCCACTGCTTCACAGCGCCTACCATTGATGGAGTAGATGAACCTCCAGTACCAGGTTCTCCCAGTAGCTGCAAAAAGCACAATACTACTATTTGAAATCTGAACTCTTACCCCTGCTATAAAGAGATGTGCATGTGATGTGAAACtatcaatttttttcatattataaGCAAACAACCAATGGTTTCAGAACAGAAAGAAGCATGAATAATGTAGGCTCCTGCAACTTCCAACAAAATTAGAAATAGAAATGGTCACGCTCCTCCAAAAATTTAGCTCCCAGATACGAAAAAGAGCTTTCATCATTTATGAAATTGCAGAGTTTAGTCACTAGGTAGGTATTCAGGAAGTTGATGAACTTACAAGGGTCATAAGCGGAGGCAAAGAAAACTGAAAATTCTCATGATCCCACTTCTCTTTAAGAATATCGGTGACTACTTCTTGCAAACTCTTTCCTCCCATAACCTGTAGTTTCACAACGACGAATGTAAGTTCTTTATCTTTCTTATGACCAAAATGAACCTTATTTAGACAAAATAAATCGGTTTGCCATCGATGTAAGCGCTAACAAAATCTTTATGTCGCCTAAAACCTAAAATAAGTAGGTTTTTATCCAGATCAAGCAACCAAGACATACAAGCAAATTAAAGATCTGTCATAACACAAATAAACTTTATTCATAAAACAAATCAAACAATATCTTTATCTGTACAGGATTGAATCAACTTTTTCTTATGTTACAATTACAGTAACTTTCAAGTTTGTATGTAGCTAACCCTTTGCTGACTTAACAAACAGGTTCAGATGTTTCTTCATGATTTAGCTCCCCAACACAAGCAGTGAAGTTTCTATACAGGAACTCCAATCTGCCATTAGCCATTCTGTATACTCATATATGCTGTCATACTTGAGAAAAATTGAAGCCGGTGATGCAAACAGACATAGTTGGATTACAAAGTAATCAAGGAGCACCATAGATGGCAGATCAGAATctctgtagtttttttttttttaaagaaaatccttATTTTAATGCAACTGGAACTGAGCTGTTTCGTTTGCCTATGGGAAATGGTACTCAGATGAATGATAAAGGCCGCCTGCTAGTAACAGAGGACCTAAGTTTATATCTATCTCTCAATAAACATAAAAGAATAATTTACTTCACTACTTCAATGGACTTTCTCAAAGTTTAATCAGTATGGTTCCTGAACAGCAACATGAGAAGCCTTTTCTTACACCAGAATTTCCAAGTCAGATTGGTCATCCTCAAACAATCTCCTCCTAAAAATCAGCAAAACATGAAATACTAGGTAAACCCAAAAAGAGCCAAGAACTGGTAGATGGAGTTGATTAAAACAGCAAACAGATGACTCCATGaatcaagtaaaaaaaataaacccCAAGAGTTTTTATAGCTAAAATGACAATCATATCTGCTATTCACATATAAAATCAAGTGGCAGAAGAGATGCAGCGAGAGAAAACCTGAGCAGAAGAAAGAACTGCAGGAGAAAATCTGACATAGCGTTGACTACCATAGACAGCAGCACTGACATCAAAACCACTGCCAATTTTCCCTTGAGCTATACAATGAGCACTTTGAGCAATAACATGTACCAAATCAAGATCTGAATTACTTGTATTCCCTTCAGGAAGGCTTTTTACTGAACATGGGAGATTAACAACTCCAAGATAGTGAAGTAGAGCTGCAACGACTGATGTGGTCATTGCAGCTGACGAGCCAAGTCCAGTTTTTGCAACCTCAGGTTTGCATTTCTCTCCAGCAATTGTTCCATTGGAAGCTTCTGAATTAAACATAATTGAAGAAAAGGGTGGAAGTGAAGCCAGTGCATCCGGAGTCAAAGACAGTCCACGTGCttcaatctaaaaataaaatttcacacACAACTCAAttttggaatcatt from Elaeis guineensis isolate ETL-2024a chromosome 4, EG11, whole genome shotgun sequence includes these protein-coding regions:
- the LOC105043965 gene encoding phosphomevalonate kinase, peroxisomal isoform X2; translation: MEVVASAPGKVLITGGYLILERPNVGIVLSTNARFYAIVKPLFEEVKPESWAWAWTDVKVKSPQLSREATYKLSLKNSTLQCISSRHLKNPFVEQAVQYAVAASKVIFLDKDKKDALNKLLLLGLDITILGSNDFYSYRNQIEARGLSLTPDALASLPPFSSIMFNSEASNGTIAGEKCKPEVAKTGLGSSAAMTTSVVAALLHYLGVVNLPCSVKSLPEGNTSNSDLDLVHVIAQSAHCIAQGKIGSGFDVSAAVYGSQRYVRFSPAVLSSAQVMGGKSLQEVVTDILKEKWDHENFQFSLPPLMTLLLGEPGTGGSSTPSMVGAVKQWQKSDLQKSLETWKKLAYANSVLEAQLKNLNKLAEDHWETYRHTLAVCSVCGHERWMERVADQHQESIVKSLLGARDAFLDIRFHMQQMGKAAGVPIEPESQTQLLDVTMNMEGVLLAGVPGAGGYDAIFAIILGEASNTVIKYWSSVGVLPLLVREDPHGVSLESGDPRAKGVSSAISSIQIN
- the LOC105043965 gene encoding phosphomevalonate kinase, peroxisomal isoform X1; the protein is MEVVASAPGKVLITGGYLILERPNVGIVLSTNARFYAIVKPLFEEVKPESWAWAWTDVKVKSPQLSREATYKLSLKNSTLQCISSRELKNPFVEQAVQYAVAASKVIFLDKDKKDALNKLLLLGLDITILGSNDFYSYRNQIEARGLSLTPDALASLPPFSSIMFNSEASNGTIAGEKCKPEVAKTGLGSSAAMTTSVVAALLHYLGVVNLPCSVKSLPEGNTSNSDLDLVHVIAQSAHCIAQGKIGSGFDVSAAVYGSQRYVRFSPAVLSSAQVMGGKSLQEVVTDILKEKWDHENFQFSLPPLMTLLLGEPGTGGSSTPSMVGAVKQWQKSDLQKSLETWKKLAYANSVLEAQLKNLNKLAEDHWETYRHTLAVCSVCGHERWMERVADQHQESIVKSLLGARDAFLDIRFHMQQMGKAAGVPIEPESQTQLLDVTMNMEGVLLAGVPGAGGYDAIFAIILGEASNTVIKYWSSVGVLPLLVREDPHGVSLESGDPRAKGVSSAISSIQIN